A genomic window from Spiroplasma helicoides includes:
- the ffh gene encoding signal recognition particle protein — protein MGFGDFLAGRMKKSIEKNLKKTTLTEDNIKDVLREIRLALLEADVNVDVVKKFIKKVEEKAVGTFIESGVRADQKMVKIVHDELVEILGKVNTPLEINKKPSIIMMVGLQGAGKTTTVGKLAHLIQKKHKKKVLMVGLDIYRPGAIDQLVELGQKNGLNSFEKGKQNPVQTAKDAVDFAQENGYDVIILDTAGRLQIDEQLMDELNNIRKEVSPQEIILTVDGMTGQDIINVSQEFNNLLKLSGVIVTKLDGDARGGATLSITDITRLPIKFIGEGEGISALAEFHPKRMADRILGMGDVDTLFEKAADVVDQRTMEKTMKRMFAGQFDLEDLRNQLGQLAKMGNLGGIMKLVPGMNGRISEQQIEQAQQRLYVAEILMNSMTLKERRDPRILKAITRKQRILKGSGRTEKEYNDLLNQFDKGKKQVLDMAKQFKQGRMPNFGGMNFR, from the coding sequence ATGGGATTTGGAGATTTTTTAGCAGGTAGAATGAAAAAAAGTATTGAAAAAAATCTTAAAAAAACAACATTAACTGAGGATAATATAAAAGATGTCTTAAGAGAAATTAGATTAGCACTATTAGAAGCCGACGTTAACGTTGATGTAGTTAAAAAATTTATTAAAAAAGTTGAAGAAAAAGCAGTTGGAACATTTATTGAATCGGGAGTTAGAGCCGATCAAAAAATGGTTAAAATAGTTCATGATGAACTTGTTGAAATATTAGGGAAAGTAAATACACCTTTAGAAATCAATAAAAAACCTTCGATAATAATGATGGTTGGGTTACAAGGGGCTGGTAAAACAACAACTGTAGGTAAGCTAGCGCACTTAATTCAAAAAAAACATAAGAAAAAAGTTCTGATGGTAGGATTAGATATCTATAGACCTGGTGCTATTGATCAATTAGTGGAATTAGGGCAAAAAAATGGTCTAAACTCTTTTGAAAAAGGTAAACAAAATCCAGTTCAAACAGCAAAAGATGCTGTTGATTTTGCACAAGAAAATGGATATGATGTTATTATTTTAGATACTGCTGGACGTTTACAAATCGATGAACAATTAATGGATGAATTAAATAATATTAGAAAAGAAGTCTCACCTCAAGAAATTATTTTGACAGTTGATGGAATGACAGGTCAAGATATTATTAATGTTAGTCAAGAATTTAATAACTTACTTAAATTGAGTGGAGTAATTGTCACAAAACTTGATGGTGATGCAAGAGGGGGAGCAACTCTTTCAATTACTGATATTACTAGATTACCAATTAAATTTATTGGTGAAGGTGAAGGTATTAGTGCCCTTGCAGAATTTCACCCAAAAAGAATGGCTGATAGAATTCTTGGTATGGGTGATGTTGATACATTGTTTGAAAAAGCAGCGGATGTTGTTGACCAAAGAACAATGGAAAAAACAATGAAAAGAATGTTTGCTGGTCAATTTGACTTAGAAGATTTAAGAAATCAACTGGGACAGTTAGCAAAAATGGGTAATCTTGGTGGGATTATGAAGTTAGTTCCTGGAATGAACGGAAGAATCTCAGAGCAACAAATCGAGCAAGCACAACAGAGACTTTATGTGGCTGAAATTTTAATGAACTCAATGACTTTAAAAGAAAGAAGAGATCCAAGAATTTTAAAAGCCATTACAAGAAAACAAAGAATTTTAAAAGGTTCGGGAAGAACTGAAAAAGAGTATAATGATTTATTAAATCAATTTGACAAAGGGAAAAAGCAAGTTTTAGACATGGCAAAACAATTTAAACAAGGAAGAATGCCAAACTTTGGTGGAATGAATTTTAGATAG
- a CDS encoding SDR family oxidoreductase, with translation MKKLIVITGASSGIGKELAIKFSGEGYPLLLLARRVNLIEELKLPNVICKSVDVRDFDAFQTAVNQAQKEYGDVDCLINNAGIMPLDKIYNLDLKTQHDMVDINVKGVLNGMNIVLSKMKENNFGTIINVSSVAGRYTSENRVVYNGTKFAVHAISESARKELAPFNVRVLTIAPALVDTELLSTTVNPDVLEKYHEWKSALEGGLTAKEVSDVIFYAYSLPQNVSLKEIVLSSTKQAI, from the coding sequence ATGAAAAAACTAATAGTTATTACAGGTGCTTCATCTGGTATTGGAAAAGAATTGGCAATCAAGTTTTCAGGCGAAGGATACCCATTATTACTTTTAGCTAGAAGAGTAAATTTAATTGAAGAGTTAAAACTACCGAATGTAATTTGTAAATCAGTTGATGTGAGAGATTTTGATGCATTTCAAACAGCTGTTAATCAAGCACAAAAAGAATATGGAGATGTAGATTGTCTAATTAATAATGCAGGTATTATGCCACTTGATAAAATTTACAATTTGGATTTAAAAACGCAACATGATATGGTAGATATTAATGTAAAAGGTGTTTTAAATGGAATGAATATTGTTTTATCAAAAATGAAAGAAAATAACTTTGGAACAATTATAAACGTAAGTAGTGTCGCTGGAAGATACACAAGTGAAAATAGAGTAGTTTATAATGGGACAAAGTTTGCTGTTCATGCAATTAGTGAATCTGCGAGAAAAGAATTAGCACCTTTTAATGTAAGAGTTCTGACTATCGCTCCTGCTCTTGTTGATACAGAATTATTATCTACAACAGTAAATCCTGATGTTCTTGAAAAATATCATGAGTGAAAAAGTGCTTTAGAAGGAGGTTTAACAGCTAAAGAAGTATCAGACGTTATTTTTTACGCGTACTCACTACCACAAAATGTTTCTTTAAAAGAAATTGTGTTATCATCAACAAAACAAGCGATATAA
- a CDS encoding 23S rRNA (pseudouridine(1915)-N(3))-methyltransferase RlmH — translation MNIKILCYNKLHKEYKEIYNYFLNKLKNNVILELIEIDEAVNGDLKLIQNKNEEAISKKLNNLKDYEHILLEISASQSSSEDFAKMIENNKDFKGAKIAFIIGPSDGFSQEFRQKYNNKLSFGKITLPYNLVRIILLEQIYRSIKIIKNEPYHK, via the coding sequence ATGAATATAAAAATTTTGTGCTATAACAAATTGCACAAAGAATATAAAGAAATTTATAACTATTTTTTAAACAAGCTAAAAAATAATGTTATTTTGGAACTTATTGAAATTGATGAAGCTGTAAATGGGGATTTAAAATTAATCCAAAATAAAAATGAAGAAGCTATTTCAAAAAAACTTAATAATTTAAAAGACTATGAACATATTTTGCTAGAAATAAGCGCTAGTCAATCTAGCTCAGAAGATTTTGCAAAAATGATTGAAAATAATAAGGATTTCAAAGGAGCCAAAATTGCATTTATAATCGGGCCTAGTGATGGATTTAGTCAAGAATTTAGACAAAAATACAATAATAAATTAAGTTTTGGAAAAATAACATTACCATATAATTTGGTCAGAATAATTCTATTAGAACAAATTTATCGATCAATCAAAATCATAAAAAATGAACCTTATCATAAATAA
- the ylqF gene encoding ribosome biogenesis GTPase YlqF: MTKANFNWFPGHMNKSIKEIEEKIKIVDLVMEIVDARAPFSTQNPLFRKILSKRPKLIILSKGDLADDEVTTLWQDYFKTNKDQTILVKDKNVDIYKEVLKSINFMTQEKQLKDKKKGIENSQINVLVVGIPNVGKSSIISRLVKGKHLKIGNKPGVTRGMQRISMTNNITLIDTPGILPAKFENETIACNCAATNSIRIDVVPKERFATKLMQYIYNTYPSLIENIYDINKKVLRPINYEDTFKLFEEIAKRKKYVILEDMIDIEKAIQLFINDLIQNKFGKISFEKPIEVDQTSKASVDDRDLDTLVESDLTVEW; the protein is encoded by the coding sequence ATGACAAAAGCAAATTTTAACTGATTTCCTGGACATATGAATAAAAGTATTAAAGAAATTGAAGAAAAAATCAAAATTGTTGATTTGGTTATGGAAATAGTAGATGCAAGAGCCCCATTTTCAACACAAAATCCATTATTTAGAAAGATTTTGTCTAAAAGACCTAAATTAATTATCTTATCAAAAGGTGATTTGGCAGATGATGAAGTAACAACACTTTGACAAGATTATTTCAAAACAAATAAGGATCAAACTATTTTAGTAAAAGATAAAAATGTGGACATTTATAAAGAAGTTTTAAAATCTATAAATTTTATGACTCAAGAAAAACAACTTAAAGATAAGAAAAAAGGAATTGAAAACTCACAAATAAATGTTTTGGTTGTAGGTATTCCTAATGTTGGTAAATCTTCAATTATTTCTAGATTAGTAAAAGGAAAACATTTAAAAATAGGTAACAAACCCGGAGTTACAAGGGGAATGCAAAGAATTTCTATGACAAATAATATCACTTTGATTGATACACCTGGAATTTTACCTGCAAAGTTTGAAAATGAAACAATAGCATGTAATTGTGCAGCAACAAATTCAATAAGAATCGATGTTGTACCTAAAGAAAGATTTGCAACAAAACTAATGCAGTACATTTACAACACTTATCCTTCACTTATTGAAAATATTTATGATATTAACAAAAAAGTGTTGAGACCCATCAACTACGAGGATACGTTCAAATTATTTGAAGAAATTGCAAAAAGAAAAAAATATGTAATTTTAGAAGATATGATAGACATTGAAAAAGCCATCCAATTGTTTATAAATGATTTAATTCAAAATAAATTTGGCAAAATCTCTTTTGAAAAACCAATTGAAGTTGATCAAACAAGTAAAGCTTCTGTTGATGATAGAGATTTAGATACACTAGTAGAAAGTGACTTAACAGTAGAATGATAG
- a CDS encoding ribonuclease HII yields MIDESRFIFDKNIKQQYQVKLISGSDEVGRGAMAGPIVVASVVLKENYFNPLIKDSKKLSEPQRESLYDEIINNCICYSIKSYDSKIVDKLNPKKTSIIGMTETIQDLKLKPELCLIDGENVFLDDYSFLKIIKGDNLSQSIAAASILAKVYRDRIMIDYDSKYEGYNFTSHKGYCTKDHIKRVETLGILDIHRMSYKPIAKIKEKSNNVWKNE; encoded by the coding sequence ATGATAGATGAAAGTAGATTTATATTTGATAAAAATATAAAACAGCAATATCAAGTTAAGTTGATTTCAGGTAGTGATGAAGTTGGTAGGGGTGCTATGGCTGGTCCTATTGTTGTTGCAAGTGTCGTATTAAAAGAAAACTACTTTAACCCTTTAATTAAAGATTCAAAAAAATTAAGTGAACCGCAAAGAGAAAGTTTGTATGATGAAATTATCAACAACTGCATATGTTATAGTATAAAAAGTTATGACTCTAAAATTGTTGACAAATTGAATCCCAAAAAAACAAGTATTATTGGAATGACTGAAACTATTCAGGATTTAAAGTTAAAGCCTGAGTTATGTTTAATTGATGGAGAAAATGTCTTTTTAGATGACTATAGTTTTTTAAAAATTATAAAAGGGGATAATTTAAGTCAGTCAATAGCGGCTGCAAGTATTTTGGCAAAAGTATATCGAGACAGAATTATGATTGACTATGACTCAAAATATGAAGGTTATAATTTTACAAGTCACAAAGGTTATTGTACTAAGGACCATATTAAAAGAGTTGAAACTCTGGGGATACTAGATATACATAGAATGAGTTATAAACCAATAGCAAAAATTAAGGAGAAATCAAATAATGTTTGAAAAAACGAATAA
- a CDS encoding phospho-sugar mutase, giving the protein MMFEKTNNIYQEWINNKSLDLELKEILNNYNDEELSAAFGIKLEFGTAGIRGVLGAGPGRFNIYTIKLVTISYAKLLQSKYPNDLARGVVIGHDNRHNSKKFAQIAAEILTSFGIKAYLFKNNEMKPTPVVSFATKALNAIGGIVITASHNPAIYNGYKIYDEFGCQLIDDDTKIIANYMEEINDILDWTYKTDNDLLETVDEKIIIQYKDMIANLQFYKNQPRDDFSLIYSAVNGTGTEFTPPLLRDFGYKVIEVEEHSFEDETFKNVGNPNPEFDKAWEIPMQYGQKHKDASIMIIQDPDADRIGCAINHNGEWVRIDGNQTGPLLIEWKLSQLKLANKMPKNPAMYSSFVTSDLGDRIASETYGVKVIKTLTGFKWMGSEILKEPARNLNFVFAYEESYGYVIDSSTRDKDGIQAATMLVEAAWYYKKQGKTLIDVLNELFEKYGYYYTYTENLNFKPEEIKSKVEPIMKKLRKEGFDSLGGLELKFAEDYIDGLFNMPGQNLMKFYFSEGSWIAIRPSGTEPKVKIYFVVVATDEEEAKTKCESLKNSLKDFLEI; this is encoded by the coding sequence ATAATGTTTGAAAAAACGAATAATATTTACCAAGAATGAATTAATAATAAAAGTTTAGATTTAGAATTAAAAGAAATCCTAAATAATTATAACGATGAAGAATTAAGTGCCGCTTTTGGTATAAAGTTGGAATTTGGTACAGCTGGTATTAGAGGGGTTTTAGGTGCTGGTCCTGGAAGATTTAATATTTATACTATTAAACTTGTGACAATTAGCTACGCAAAACTTTTGCAATCTAAATATCCAAATGATTTAGCAAGAGGTGTTGTTATTGGACATGACAATAGACATAATTCTAAAAAGTTTGCTCAAATAGCAGCAGAAATACTAACAAGTTTTGGTATAAAAGCATATCTATTTAAAAATAATGAAATGAAGCCAACACCAGTTGTTTCGTTTGCTACAAAAGCTTTAAATGCAATTGGAGGAATTGTTATAACAGCTAGTCATAATCCTGCAATATATAATGGGTATAAAATTTATGATGAGTTTGGCTGTCAATTAATTGATGATGATACAAAAATCATTGCAAATTATATGGAAGAGATTAACGATATTCTTGATTGAACATATAAGACTGATAATGATTTACTAGAAACAGTTGATGAAAAAATTATTATTCAATATAAGGATATGATTGCAAACTTGCAGTTTTACAAAAATCAACCTAGAGATGACTTCTCTTTAATATATTCTGCTGTTAATGGAACAGGTACAGAATTTACGCCACCTTTACTTAGAGATTTTGGATATAAAGTAATTGAAGTTGAGGAACATTCTTTTGAGGATGAAACATTTAAAAATGTAGGTAATCCAAATCCAGAGTTTGATAAAGCCTGAGAAATTCCAATGCAATATGGACAAAAACATAAAGATGCTTCAATTATGATTATTCAAGATCCAGACGCTGATAGAATTGGATGTGCAATTAATCACAATGGTGAATGAGTTAGAATTGATGGAAATCAAACAGGGCCACTATTGATTGAATGAAAGTTAAGTCAATTAAAACTTGCAAATAAAATGCCAAAAAATCCAGCTATGTATTCAAGTTTTGTTACTAGTGACTTAGGAGATAGAATAGCAAGTGAAACATATGGAGTTAAAGTTATAAAAACACTAACTGGTTTTAAATGAATGGGTTCAGAAATTTTAAAAGAACCTGCTAGAAACTTAAATTTTGTTTTTGCATATGAAGAAAGTTATGGATATGTAATTGATTCTTCAACAAGAGATAAAGATGGAATTCAAGCAGCAACCATGTTAGTTGAGGCAGCTTGATATTATAAAAAACAAGGAAAAACTTTAATCGATGTATTAAATGAGTTATTTGAAAAATATGGGTATTACTATACTTATACTGAAAATTTAAACTTTAAACCTGAAGAAATTAAATCAAAAGTTGAACCAATAATGAAGAAATTGAGAAAAGAAGGTTTTGATAGTTTGGGTGGTCTTGAATTAAAGTTTGCTGAAGACTATATTGATGGTTTGTTTAATATGCCAGGTCAAAATTTAATGAAATTTTATTTTAGTGAAGGTAGTTGAATAGCTATAAGACCATCAGGAACTGAACCAAAAGTTAAAATTTATTTTGTGGTAGTTGCTACAGATGAAGAGGAAGCTAAAACAAAATGCGAGTCACTTAAAAATAGCTTGAAAGATTTTTTAGAAATTTAA
- a CDS encoding CoA-disulfide reductase — protein sequence MKVIIVGGSATGMGVAAKLKRNDPNAEVIVYQDKDYVSLGACGLPYFVSNNFDNKEMLIARTKEQFEQSGIVVKTNSRVSSIDFDSKTVYFNDKQDTYEKLVIAIGAKPIIPNTSWKNLKNSFTITTLEDGIKLKEEMNKNPNIKKVAVIGAGFIGLEMTEALTEINKEVYLIEKEDRVSKKAFDKEFSELITTKLEEHNIIVKTSTELKEIVEVDGLAKQLIFSNSEKLEVDAIIFSIGFKPNTEIFTNTKLELFENGAIIVDNQGKTNIEDVYSAGDCATSKEFLTQKNIYSPLATVANKFAKVIADNLCGKNKVFVGSLRSAIFRCFDIGFARSGFTEEEAQDLFKIKIVFIKDKDHTHYLKGQKDIYLKLILDTETNTIIGSQLCAQNSAMLRANTLATIIWSKINVDEALEQIDLVYAPPYSKTTDILHIALSKFLK from the coding sequence ATGAAAGTTATTATTGTTGGTGGTAGTGCTACAGGGATGGGTGTTGCTGCAAAATTAAAAAGAAATGATCCAAATGCAGAAGTTATTGTTTATCAAGATAAAGACTATGTATCTTTAGGAGCTTGTGGACTACCTTACTTTGTTTCAAATAACTTTGACAATAAAGAAATGTTAATTGCAAGAACAAAAGAACAATTTGAGCAGTCAGGAATTGTTGTTAAAACTAACTCAAGAGTTTCATCAATTGATTTTGATAGTAAGACTGTTTATTTTAATGACAAGCAAGACACTTATGAAAAATTAGTAATAGCAATTGGAGCCAAACCAATTATTCCAAATACTAGTTGAAAGAATTTAAAAAATAGTTTTACTATTACAACATTAGAGGACGGAATTAAATTAAAAGAAGAAATGAATAAAAATCCAAATATAAAAAAAGTTGCTGTAATAGGAGCTGGATTTATTGGATTAGAAATGACAGAAGCTCTAACAGAAATTAATAAAGAAGTCTATTTAATTGAAAAAGAAGATAGAGTTTCAAAAAAAGCATTTGATAAAGAATTTAGTGAATTGATAACAACAAAATTAGAAGAACACAATATTATTGTCAAAACTAGTACGGAACTTAAAGAAATTGTTGAAGTTGATGGCTTAGCAAAGCAATTGATTTTTTCAAACTCAGAAAAGTTAGAAGTTGATGCAATAATTTTTTCTATTGGTTTTAAACCAAATACAGAAATTTTTACAAACACAAAGTTGGAACTTTTTGAAAATGGTGCAATTATTGTTGATAATCAAGGGAAAACAAATATAGAAGATGTTTATTCAGCGGGAGATTGTGCAACTTCAAAAGAATTTTTGACACAAAAAAATATTTATTCACCATTAGCAACAGTTGCAAATAAGTTTGCAAAAGTTATAGCTGATAATCTTTGTGGAAAAAATAAAGTTTTTGTAGGTTCTTTAAGAAGTGCTATCTTTCGATGTTTTGATATAGGTTTTGCAAGATCTGGCTTTACTGAAGAAGAAGCACAAGATTTATTTAAAATTAAAATAGTTTTTATTAAAGATAAGGACCACACTCATTATCTAAAAGGACAAAAAGATATTTACTTAAAATTAATTTTAGATACTGAAACAAACACTATTATCGGCTCACAACTCTGCGCACAAAACTCAGCAATGTTGAGAGCAAATACTTTAGCAACCATCATATGATCAAAAATAAATGTGGATGAAGCACTAGAACAAATTGATCTTGTTTACGCACCTCCATATTCAAAAACAACAGATATTTTACATATAGCATTATCAAAATTTTTAAAATAG